One region of Armigeres subalbatus isolate Guangzhou_Male chromosome 3, GZ_Asu_2, whole genome shotgun sequence genomic DNA includes:
- the LOC134219631 gene encoding transmembrane protein 222, whose protein sequence is MDRSRRLSSESSTEPVAPINFATDKYPFCIVWTPIPVLTWFFPFIGHMGIAMSSGVIRDFAGPYFVSEDNMGFGRPTRYLQLDPGFVDGGTVEWDECVSKASVVYGTRMHNLFCDNCHSHVGMALSLMKYKQYTNWNMVVLAFWMFFVGKYVGIKGILKTWTPFLVVLVTCTLVAVYLK, encoded by the coding sequence ATGGACCGCAGCCGGAGACTATCGAGTGAAAGTTCCACCGAGCCCGTCGCCCCAATAAATTTTGCCACCGATAAGTATCCATTTTGCATCGTTTGGACACCGATTCCGGTGCTGACATGGTTCTTCCCGTTCATTGGCCATATGGGCATCGCCATGTCCAGCGGTGTGATACGGGACTTTGCAGGGCCGTACTTTGTGTCCGAGGACAACATGGGTTTCGGCCGGCCGACCAGGTATCTCCAGCTGGATCCAGGTTTCGTAGACGGTGGCACTGTGGAATGGGACGAGTGCGTCTCGAAGGCCTCCGTGGTCTACGGAACGCGGATGCATAatttgttctgcgataattgcCACTCGCACGTCGGAATGGCTCTCTCGTTGATGAAGTACAAGCAGTACACGAACTGGAATATGGTGGTGCTGGCGTTCTGGATGTTCTTTGTCGGGAAGTATGTTGGGATCAAGGGTATCTTAAAGACGTGGACTCCGTTTTTGGTGGTGCTGGTCACTTGTACATTAGTGGCGGTCTACTTGAAGTAA
- the LOC134219632 gene encoding RNA polymerase II transcriptional coactivator — protein sequence MPKNKKKDDTSDSDSGPDDRTPVKKSKTDSASTTNDKGEEEWTLDRNRKITVSEFKGKIYVNVREYYEKDGKTLPSKKGISLSVPQWKKLLECADEVNDKIKKL from the exons atgccGAAGAACAAGAAGAAGGACGATACTTCCGACTCCGATTCCGGTCCGGATGAT cgCACGCCGGTGAAGAAGTCCAAAACCGACTCTGCCAGCACAACCAACGATAAGGGCGAAGAGGAGTGGACCCTGGATCGTAACCGGAAAATAACGGTGAGTGAGTTCAAGGGCAAGATTTATGTCAACGTGCGCGAATACTACGAGAAGGATGGTAAAACCCTGCCAAGCAAGAAGGGAATCAGCCTCTCGGTTCCACAGTGGAAAAAGCTGCTGGAATGCGCTGACGAAGTGAACGACAAAATCAAGAAATTGTGA